In Odontesthes bonariensis isolate fOdoBon6 chromosome 20, fOdoBon6.hap1, whole genome shotgun sequence, a genomic segment contains:
- the LOC142370438 gene encoding tripartite motif-containing protein 16-like, with protein MAQKGVQLDRESFSCSICLDLLKDPVTIPCGHSYCRSCVKAHWDGEDQKGIYSCPQCRKTFKPRPVLEKSTMLADLVEQLKKTGLQAAPADHCYAGAEDVACDVCSGRKLKATKSCLSCPASYCEEHLQPHYDSAPLRKHKLVEPSKKLQENICSDHDEVMKIFCRTDQKCICYLCLMDEHKGHDTVSAAAERTERQRELEGSRQQIQQRIQDAEKDVKLLQQQLEAIHRSADKTEEHSQKIFSQLIRLLQKRSSDVKQQIRSQQEAEGRRVKELQEKLEQEITELKRKDAELKQLSHTEDHSQFLHSCPSVAALRGATHSSSIQIRPLRHFEDVTAAVSELREKLQDILREEWANISLRVAEVDVLLPQPGPTSRAGFLRYSCEITLDPNTAHRELLLSEGNRKVTLMKQLQSYSAHPDRFTDRFQVLSRESLTGRCYWEVKMRGRDVGVAVAYKNISRAGGGTECVFGFNDKSWELHCDSDSYSFWYNKIFTSISVPWSSRVGVYLDHRAGILSFYSVSGTMTLLHRVQTTFTQPLCAGIRIYSPGASAEFV; from the coding sequence atggctcagaaaggagttcagctggaccGAGAAAGCTTCTCCTGTTCGAtctgcctggatctgctgaaggatccggtgactattccctgtggacacagctactgcaggaGCTGTGTTAAAGCccactgggatggagaggatcagaaggggatctacagctgccctcagtgcaggaaaACCTTCAAACCGAGGCCTGTCCTGGAGAAaagcaccatgttagctgatttagtggagcagctgaagaagactggactccaagctgctcctgctgatcactgctatgctggagctgaagatgtggcctgtgatgtctgctctgggaggaagctgaaagccaccaagtcctgtttatcctgtccggcctcttactgtgaggaacaccttcagcctcattatgattcagctccactcaggaaacacaagctggtggagccctccaagaagctccaggagaacatctgctctgatcatgatgaggtgatgaagattttctgccgtactgatcagaagtgcatctgttatctctgcttaatggatgaacataaaggccacgacacagtgtcagctgcagcagaaaggactgagaggcagagagagctggaggggagtcggcagcagatccagcagagaatccaggacgcagagaaagatgtgaagctgcttcagcagcagctggaggccatccatcgctctgctgataaaacagaggagcacagccagaagatcttcagccagctgatccgtctcctccagaaaagaagctctgatgtgaagcagcagatcagatcccagcaggaagccgaagggaggcgagtcaaagagcttcaggagaagctggagcaggagatcactgagctgaagaggaaagatgctgagctgaagcagctctcacacacagaggatcacagccagtttctgcacagctgcccctcagtggcagcactcaggggggctacacactcatccagcatccagatccgtcctctgaggcactttgaggatgtgacagcagctgtgtcagagctcagagagaaactacaggacatcctgagagaggaatgggccaacatctcactgagagtcgctgaagtggatgttttactgccaCAGCCAGGACCAAcgagcagagctggattcttaagatattcatgtgaaatcacactggatccaaacacagcacacagagagctgttactgtcagaggggaacagaaaagtgacattaatgAAACAACTTCAGTCTTATTCTgctcatccagacagattcactgacaggtttcaggtcctgagcagagagagtctgactggacgttgttactgggaggtgaaGATGAGAGGAAGAGATGTTggtgtagcagtcgcatacaagaacatcagcagagcaggaggTGGGACTGAATGTGTATttggatttaatgacaaatcttgggaATTACATTGTGACTCAGACAGTTATTCATTTTGGTACAACAAGATCTTTACCTCCATCTCTGTTCCTTGGtcctccagagtgggagtgtacctggatcacagagcaggtattctgtccttctacagcgtctctggaaccatgactctcctccacagagtccagaccacattcactcagccgctctgtgcTGGGATCAGGATTTATTCTCCTGGAGCCTCagcagagtttgtgtaa